The following are from one region of the Paenibacillus sp. KS-LC4 genome:
- a CDS encoding class I SAM-dependent methyltransferase — protein MLQHLHARLVCSSCKGELAQSDVWLQCRNCDATYTMDNRYVSMLDRREQFVHPSDWNRKEDEIRVYSEISDSLAVSGIGRFAAFLNYGYVSHGNEQHAVIEPDDVWNRNSVKLLLEVVGRTAIRERQVIDIGCGRGGNMAALHKYFKPLSIVGLDICPANIAYCSAKSRLFESFYLVGDAENIPFADESFDVVLNMESAHAYPNRSRFYEEVHRIMRYGGVFLYTELMLEDQVAQNVKLLEEAGLSVIRNQDVTSNVLLSCDENAKQRTGIQGIANNANASTNIGDINDFIALPGSKKYEEMKAGTRQYRIMTLVKR, from the coding sequence ATGTTACAGCATCTGCATGCAAGGTTGGTATGCTCCAGCTGCAAGGGCGAGCTGGCTCAGTCGGATGTATGGCTGCAATGCCGCAACTGTGATGCGACATATACGATGGATAATCGTTATGTATCAATGCTCGACCGGCGTGAGCAGTTTGTCCACCCCTCCGATTGGAATCGTAAAGAGGACGAAATTCGAGTTTATAGCGAGATTTCGGACTCCCTTGCGGTTTCCGGTATAGGTCGATTCGCAGCCTTCTTAAACTATGGGTACGTCTCGCACGGGAATGAGCAACATGCGGTGATCGAGCCCGACGATGTATGGAATAGAAATTCAGTCAAGCTCCTGCTCGAGGTAGTGGGCAGGACGGCGATTCGGGAGCGGCAGGTTATTGACATCGGATGCGGCAGGGGAGGGAATATGGCAGCTTTACATAAATATTTCAAGCCTCTGTCTATTGTCGGTCTCGACATCTGCCCGGCGAATATTGCGTATTGCAGTGCCAAATCCCGATTGTTTGAATCTTTCTATCTCGTCGGCGATGCGGAGAATATACCGTTTGCAGACGAAAGCTTCGATGTTGTATTGAATATGGAATCGGCACATGCCTATCCGAATCGCTCACGCTTCTATGAAGAGGTGCACCGGATAATGAGATATGGCGGCGTATTTCTGTATACGGAGCTGATGCTGGAAGATCAGGTAGCGCAGAACGTGAAGCTTTTGGAGGAAGCGGGCCTGTCTGTAATCCGCAATCAGGATGTAACTTCGAATGTCCTTCTATCGTGTGATGAGAACGCAAAGCAACGTACTGGCATACAGGGGATTGCGAACAACGCCAACGCGAGCACGAATATTGGAGATATCAATGATTTCATCGCATTGCCCGGCTCGAAGAAATATGAAGAGATGAAGGCTGGAACGCGGCAATACCGTATAATGACCCTTGTTAAAAGGTAA
- a CDS encoding leucine-rich repeat protein: MKKSVLCLLIALFTFGTTFSQILPVYADANDFTFTIGSNGATVTDYRGTDLNVVIPDEYSGTTVTEIGRSAFDTYNTGKPKITSVVIPNSVKVIQTYGFRYTGLTSIDLPDSLLTIGSSAFENNPLTSVVFPDSVTMIGNYSFYMNNLTTIKLSENLKTINGGAFDTNHITKLVIPAGVTNVASSSFYNNNLTSITVLGNATTFGTGVFASNPSNLKIFGIANSPAAVYASSNGHTFVDGTELFLAISSAKSLLKTNLVGNGVGQVPANAYNDLSAEYDAAMLFIDGIGNATIATDLTNAAAPLTSSIAAFSAQIVQAGNPAALAAAITAAQQALRDHPQGTDVGQTSAGTRTVLESAVDAAQQVLDNAGNYTQAQLDTTVNQLNAAVQVFNAAVIQAGIPTALDAAITAAQQALTDHPQGVNVGQVSAGTRTALETAVDTAKQILDNAGNYTQAQLDTAVNQLNAAVQDFNAAILQTGIPTALDAAITAAQQALTDHPEGTEVGQTSAGTRTALETAVGTAQQILNNAGNYTQAQLDTAVNQLNAAVQDFNAAVIQAGVPTALDAAIMAAQQALTDHPEGTEVGQTSAGTRTALETAVGTAKQVLDNAGNYTQAQLDTAVNQLNAAVQVFNAAVIQAGVPTALDAAITAAQQALTDHPEGTEVGQTSAGTRTTLETAVDTAQQILDNAGNYTQAQLDIAVDQLNAAVQVFNAAVIQAGIPTALDAAITAAQQALTDHPEGTEVGQTSAGTRTTLETAVDTAQQILDNAGNYTQAQLDIAVDQLNAAVQDFNAAVIQAGIPTALGVAITAAQQALTDHPEGTEVGQTSAGTRTTLETAVDTAQQILDNAGNYTQAQLDIAVDQLNAAVQDFNAAVIQAGIPTALVAAITAAQQALTDHPEGTEVGQASAGDRAALQTVIDAARTIADDAENQSQTRLDEATARLNDAMAVFEATWVGIVLTASANDLYGTSDTLRFTVFYGYEVTVIGTPVVPISIGDDSVAQTVYASYIGARGEALTKLTFEFEVPAGLADIDGIKVAASLELPDGASIVRTSSGRPALLTYVAPDASGIRIVAIPPEVALTVAPNGSERKAISVIANVFGEAAGNVLTQLRWLPGSVSKVEFARGTKGTDILATSEFTINANGDYTVYALDEAGNEAVKTITVTGISTPSSSDNSNRPVTSGTTVKLEPSGGITIPVDPSDIKQVKRSDGTVIEQVILPERAREQVLVLLKNALEPIVRITIDNRKQAVQAQLQADWIVDMVKANPNTIVEVRLNDSSYQLRLSAINLTGLAERLDAEVSSLTVNIIQELGGEQIRQEINRIGVSQGFSVFADVIDYKVLVEANGQMLEVHDFGGAYSLRTIKLDGENTNRNLVAVQYIPENRTVVFVPAKMENGPDGTNEAILNVPHNSLYTVVNVQARTFADLTGHWAKADVEHLASKLLVNGVAADRFDSEGTITRAEFSALLVRALGLSVKGSEGGNRFADVPASAWYASAVNAAVASGLVSGTGAGRFAPNEPITREQMAVVIASALTFINHGTGSDGQKGGYLDAFTDRDSISSWAQAAVVRALEDGIMKGMDDGRFAPRKNVTRAQAAVILKRFLQFVDFIN, from the coding sequence ATGAAAAAATCAGTGTTATGTTTATTAATTGCATTATTTACGTTCGGGACTACATTCTCGCAAATACTACCTGTTTATGCAGATGCGAACGATTTTACTTTTACAATCGGTTCCAATGGCGCAACGGTCACGGACTATAGGGGTACGGATCTTAATGTGGTTATTCCCGATGAATACTCGGGTACGACGGTAACCGAAATTGGGAGATCAGCATTTGATACGTACAATACGGGCAAGCCTAAAATTACGAGCGTCGTGATTCCGAACAGCGTGAAGGTCATTCAAACGTATGGATTCCGTTACACCGGCCTCACTTCCATCGACCTCCCAGACAGCTTGTTAACGATTGGTTCCAGCGCATTCGAGAACAATCCGCTTACATCAGTCGTTTTTCCAGATAGTGTGACGATGATCGGCAACTATTCTTTTTATATGAATAATTTGACAACGATTAAATTATCGGAAAATTTGAAGACGATTAATGGCGGGGCCTTCGACACCAATCACATTACGAAACTTGTCATCCCGGCTGGCGTAACGAATGTCGCCAGTAGTTCATTTTATAATAACAACTTGACAAGCATAACGGTGTTAGGCAATGCAACAACTTTTGGGACAGGTGTATTTGCTAGTAATCCAAGCAATCTAAAAATATTCGGAATTGCGAATTCTCCCGCAGCTGTTTATGCATCGAGCAACGGACATACGTTTGTGGACGGAACAGAGTTATTTCTAGCAATTTCTAGCGCCAAGTCGTTGTTGAAAACTAATCTGGTGGGCAATGGCGTAGGGCAAGTTCCGGCCAATGCCTACAATGATTTATCGGCAGAGTATGACGCCGCCATGCTTTTTATCGACGGAATCGGAAATGCCACCATCGCCACTGATCTGACTAACGCCGCAGCTCCTCTGACCTCTTCAATCGCTGCATTCAGTGCGCAAATTGTTCAGGCTGGCAATCCCGCAGCGCTGGCAGCGGCAATCACGGCGGCGCAGCAGGCATTGAGGGATCATCCGCAAGGAACGGATGTAGGACAGACTTCGGCAGGAACGCGCACCGTGCTGGAATCTGCGGTGGATGCGGCGCAGCAGGTTCTCGATAACGCGGGCAATTACACGCAAGCTCAACTGGATACTACTGTTAACCAGTTAAATGCAGCGGTTCAGGTCTTTAATGCCGCTGTTATCCAAGCGGGTATTCCAACGGCGCTGGACGCGGCAATTACGGCGGCGCAGCAGGCGTTGACAGATCATCCACAAGGGGTGAACGTAGGGCAGGTGTCAGCGGGAACGCGCACCGCACTGGAAACGGCAGTTGATACGGCGAAGCAGATTCTGGATAACGCGGGCAATTACACGCAGGCTCAACTAGATACAGCGGTGAACCAGTTGAATGCAGCGGTTCAAGATTTTAATGCCGCCATTCTTCAAACCGGCATTCCAACGGCGCTGGATGCGGCGATTACAGCGGCGCAGCAGGCGCTGACGGATCATCCGGAAGGAACGGAAGTAGGACAGACATCGGCAGGAACGCGCACCGCTTTGGAAACGGCTGTGGGTACGGCGCAGCAGATTCTGAATAACGCGGGCAATTACACGCAGGCTCAACTAGATACAGCGGTGAACCAGTTAAATGCAGCGGTTCAAGACTTTAATGCCGCTGTTATCCAAGCTGGTGTGCCAACGGCGTTGGATGCAGCGATCATGGCGGCACAGCAGGCGTTGACGGATCATCCGGAAGGAACGGAAGTAGGGCAGACTTCGGCAGGAACGCGCACCGCTTTGGAAACGGCGGTGGGTACGGCGAAGCAGGTTCTGGATAACGCGGGCAATTACACGCAGGCTCAACTAGATACAGCGGTGAACCAGTTAAATGCAGCGGTTCAGGTTTTTAATGCCGCTGTTATCCAAGCTGGTGTGCCAACGGCGCTGGATGCGGCGATCACGGCGGCACAGCAGGCGTTGACGGATCATCCGGAAGGAACGGAAGTAGGGCAGACTTCGGCAGGAACGCGCACCACGCTGGAAACGGCGGTGGATACGGCGCAGCAGATTCTGGATAACGCGGGCAATTACACGCAGGCTCAACTAGATATAGCGGTTGACCAATTAAATGCAGCAGTTCAGGTTTTTAATGCCGCTGTTATCCAAGCGGGTATTCCGACGGCGCTGGATGCGGCGATCACGGCGGCACAGCAGGCGTTGACGGATCATCCGGAAGGAACGGAAGTAGGGCAGACTTCGGCAGGAACGCGCACCACGCTGGAAACGGCGGTGGATACGGCGCAGCAGATTCTGGATAACGCGGGCAATTACACGCAGGCTCAACTGGATATAGCGGTTGACCAGTTAAATGCAGCAGTTCAAGACTTTAATGCCGCTGTTATCCAAGCGGGTATTCCGACGGCGCTGGGTGTTGCGATCACGGCGGCGCAGCAGGCGTTGACGGATCATCCGGAAGGAACGGAAGTAGGGCAGACTTCGGCAGGAACGCGCACCACGCTGGAAACGGCGGTGGATACGGCGCAGCAGATTCTGGATAACGCGGGCAATTACACGCAGGCTCAACTGGATATAGCGGTTGACCAATTAAATGCAGCAGTTCAAGACTTTAATGCCGCTGTTATCCAAGCGGGTATTCCGACGGCGCTGGTAGCTGCGATCACGGCGGCGCAGCAGGCGTTGACGGATCATCCGGAAGGAACGGAAGTAGGGCAAGCTTCAGCAGGAGATCGCGCTGCCTTGCAGACCGTGATAGATGCAGCGCGGACTATTGCCGACGATGCAGAAAATCAATCTCAGACTCGTTTGGATGAAGCTACTGCCCGTTTGAACGACGCTATGGCGGTATTTGAAGCAACGTGGGTGGGGATCGTGCTAACCGCATCGGCCAATGATTTGTACGGAACGAGCGACACGCTTCGCTTTACGGTATTTTACGGATATGAAGTAACCGTCATAGGTACACCGGTCGTTCCAATCAGCATTGGAGACGATTCCGTCGCCCAGACGGTATATGCCTCATATATAGGAGCGCGCGGTGAGGCATTGACAAAACTTACTTTTGAATTCGAAGTTCCTGCTGGGCTCGCGGATATTGATGGAATTAAAGTTGCTGCATCATTGGAGCTACCAGACGGTGCAAGCATCGTTCGCACCTCCAGCGGTCGACCGGCTTTGCTAACTTACGTAGCACCGGACGCGAGCGGAATACGTATCGTAGCCATACCGCCCGAAGTTGCCCTGACGGTTGCACCGAATGGATCAGAACGTAAAGCGATTAGCGTGATTGCAAACGTGTTCGGAGAAGCTGCGGGAAATGTGCTGACGCAGCTACGTTGGCTGCCTGGAAGTGTTAGCAAAGTTGAATTTGCCCGCGGAACGAAAGGAACCGATATTTTGGCCACATCTGAATTCACCATTAATGCCAACGGCGACTATACCGTTTATGCCCTAGACGAAGCAGGAAATGAAGCAGTGAAAACCATCACTGTTACTGGGATATCAACCCCGTCTTCGTCGGATAATAGCAATCGACCGGTCACATCGGGGACGACTGTGAAGTTAGAGCCGAGTGGCGGGATTACAATTCCAGTCGATCCATCCGACATCAAACAAGTCAAGCGTTCGGACGGCACGGTGATCGAGCAAGTCATCCTCCCCGAACGGGCGAGGGAGCAAGTGCTTGTACTCCTGAAAAATGCGCTGGAACCGATCGTCAGAATTACAATCGACAATCGGAAGCAAGCGGTACAGGCGCAGCTTCAAGCTGACTGGATCGTGGATATGGTCAAAGCTAATCCTAATACAATTGTTGAGGTGAGATTGAACGATTCTAGCTACCAATTGCGGTTAAGCGCGATTAATCTGACCGGCTTGGCGGAGCGTCTCGACGCGGAAGTATCGAGTTTGACCGTAAACATCATACAGGAGCTGGGAGGCGAGCAAATTCGACAAGAGATCAATCGGATCGGCGTTTCCCAAGGTTTCTCTGTTTTCGCCGACGTCATTGACTACAAGGTGCTGGTCGAAGCAAACGGGCAAATGTTGGAGGTGCATGACTTTGGTGGAGCGTACTCGCTCCGGACCATTAAGTTGGACGGAGAGAACACAAATCGTAACCTAGTTGCCGTTCAGTATATTCCGGAAAACAGAACTGTCGTTTTTGTTCCGGCAAAAATGGAAAACGGTCCAGACGGCACTAACGAAGCGATTCTGAACGTGCCGCATAACAGCTTGTACACAGTCGTAAATGTGCAAGCCCGAACATTCGCTGATTTAACTGGACACTGGGCGAAAGCGGATGTAGAGCATCTGGCGTCCAAGCTGCTGGTGAACGGCGTAGCGGCCGACCGTTTTGACTCAGAGGGAACCATTACACGAGCGGAATTTTCCGCCTTACTCGTTCGTGCGCTAGGGCTATCCGTGAAAGGGAGCGAGGGCGGTAATCGTTTTGCGGATGTCCCTGCATCCGCATGGTATGCATCTGCAGTAAATGCGGCAGTGGCTAGCGGACTGGTTAGCGGCACCGGTGCCGGCCGCTTTGCGCCAAACGAACCAATTACCCGCGAGCAAATGGCCGTTGTCATTGCTAGTGCCTTAACCTTCATCAACCATGGAACTGGTAGCGATGGGCAAAAGGGAGGTTATTTGGATGCTTTCACCGATCGAGACTCCATTTCTTCATGGGCGCAAGCTGCGGTAGTCCGAGCATTGGAAGACGGCATTATGAAAGGAATGGATGACGGCCGCTTTGCCCCGAGAAAGAATGTAACGAGGGCGCAGGCAGCGGTTATACTGAAAAGGTTCCTGCAATTTGTGGATTTTATCAATTAA
- a CDS encoding DUF6376 family protein → MTIRSGKSILLIIGMLLLGGCSLFEDAKQAVNSVSSSADYVTGAASYMQTLTSFSEQATQLAEQAVNDASARADYKEQLVAVQESIKQFGELQAPDFAKDIHQTVVDYNLKLQESIDGVLKQIEDGKALVDATEIPNTINKINELLNQVNQLQQLVS, encoded by the coding sequence ATGACCATTCGTTCAGGAAAAAGCATACTTTTAATCATCGGAATGTTATTATTAGGAGGCTGCTCGTTATTCGAGGATGCCAAGCAGGCGGTCAATTCCGTATCGAGCTCGGCCGATTATGTGACGGGGGCGGCTTCGTACATGCAGACGCTGACAAGCTTTAGCGAGCAGGCGACGCAGCTTGCGGAGCAAGCCGTAAACGACGCGAGTGCACGTGCTGATTATAAGGAACAACTGGTAGCTGTGCAGGAATCTATCAAGCAGTTTGGCGAGCTGCAGGCGCCTGACTTTGCCAAGGACATCCATCAAACTGTGGTCGATTATAATTTGAAGCTGCAGGAAAGCATTGATGGGGTGCTGAAGCAAATCGAAGACGGCAAGGCATTGGTTGACGCGACGGAAATTCCAAACACGATTAACAAAATCAACGAGCTGCTCAACCAAGTAAATCAACTTCAGCAGCTGGTATCGTAA
- the cobJ gene encoding precorrin-3B C(17)-methyltransferase has product MSEAGVGKLLIIGFGPGSFEHITKRAREAIQESDIVIGYNTYVDLIRELISDQAIVRTGMTEEVSRAQEAVRQAENGKKVAVISSGDAGVYGMAGLVYEVLIEKGWKRNGGVEVEVIPGISAINSTASLLGAPIMHDACTISLSDHLTPWELIARRVEAAGQADFVIALYNPRSGRRTRQIVETQRILLKYRSPETPVGIVKSAYRDREDIVVTTLARMLDHDIGMLTTVVIGNSTTVNYDGLMITPRGYQRKYTLGEGAQPLKPHQRLQEKNEPWALHTAGMPELSGDGDYLEGEYNAMEPLVEREEPQIAVPDQPRNEIGQGGGVAVAIAPQVASVKAAPAPIDKAASSRVESAAMPAVSPLHLAMEALLLNDRSKGIEPNASYAEAASPLPVFTQQSVLEFAVSPGVATKNFTPQQLVALAQAVGEKGSIEYTPHHHLLVRIPTSDPDSVTAKLRADGLSLAPIGDVLQLKACDFCNLEKAESVPYADELQEKIGGMAMPKELRIGFNGCGMACYGAVNEDIGIVYRRGKFDLFLGGKTVGRNAHAAQPVAEGIAAEEIVPLIERIIALYKSEGHPNERFHKFFKRMGQIEGYRYQELPVFHIEDALCGD; this is encoded by the coding sequence ATGAGTGAAGCAGGCGTCGGCAAGCTGTTAATTATCGGCTTCGGCCCAGGAAGCTTTGAGCATATTACGAAGCGCGCCCGTGAAGCGATTCAGGAGAGCGATATCGTCATTGGCTATAACACGTACGTGGACTTGATTCGCGAGCTAATCAGCGATCAAGCGATTGTGCGTACGGGAATGACGGAGGAGGTCAGCCGGGCACAAGAAGCGGTTCGCCAGGCGGAGAATGGCAAGAAGGTAGCCGTCATATCAAGCGGCGATGCGGGCGTGTACGGTATGGCAGGACTCGTATATGAGGTGCTGATTGAGAAGGGCTGGAAGCGTAACGGCGGGGTAGAGGTTGAAGTCATTCCCGGCATTTCGGCGATAAACTCGACAGCGTCCCTGCTAGGCGCACCGATTATGCATGACGCCTGTACGATCAGCCTAAGCGATCATTTGACGCCTTGGGAGCTCATTGCGCGCAGGGTAGAGGCGGCTGGACAAGCGGATTTCGTCATTGCGCTTTACAATCCGCGCAGCGGAAGAAGAACGCGGCAAATTGTGGAGACGCAGCGTATTTTGCTCAAATATCGCTCGCCAGAGACGCCAGTCGGCATTGTGAAAAGCGCGTACCGTGACCGTGAAGACATTGTTGTTACAACGCTTGCCCGAATGCTTGACCATGATATCGGTATGCTGACAACGGTCGTTATTGGCAACTCTACGACGGTTAATTATGATGGGCTAATGATTACGCCGCGAGGCTATCAGCGCAAATATACGCTGGGAGAGGGTGCGCAGCCGTTGAAGCCGCACCAGCGTCTGCAAGAGAAGAACGAGCCATGGGCGCTTCATACGGCAGGCATGCCGGAGCTTTCAGGTGATGGAGACTATCTTGAGGGTGAATATAATGCGATGGAACCTTTGGTGGAGCGGGAAGAACCCCAAATAGCGGTACCAGACCAGCCGAGAAATGAAATTGGGCAAGGCGGAGGGGTTGCTGTCGCTATAGCGCCGCAAGTCGCTTCGGTGAAGGCTGCTCCAGCTCCGATTGATAAAGCTGCTTCATCGAGGGTGGAGTCAGCCGCGATGCCAGCTGTCTCGCCGCTTCATTTGGCGATGGAGGCGTTGCTGCTTAATGATCGCAGTAAAGGTATAGAGCCTAATGCTTCTTATGCGGAAGCTGCTAGCCCATTGCCTGTATTTACGCAGCAATCGGTCTTGGAATTCGCTGTAAGCCCGGGTGTAGCGACGAAGAATTTTACTCCCCAGCAGCTGGTGGCACTGGCACAGGCGGTTGGCGAGAAGGGCTCGATTGAATATACGCCGCATCATCATCTGCTTGTGCGGATTCCGACGTCTGATCCAGACAGCGTTACGGCAAAGCTGCGTGCGGATGGCCTCAGTCTGGCGCCGATTGGTGATGTTTTGCAACTGAAGGCTTGTGATTTTTGCAATCTGGAGAAGGCGGAGTCGGTGCCTTATGCCGATGAGCTGCAAGAGAAGATCGGCGGTATGGCCATGCCGAAGGAGCTGCGCATTGGGTTTAATGGCTGCGGCATGGCTTGTTACGGTGCAGTCAACGAGGACATCGGCATCGTATATCGCCGTGGCAAATTCGATTTGTTTCTCGGCGGCAAAACCGTCGGCCGCAATGCGCATGCGGCGCAGCCAGTTGCCGAGGGCATTGCAGCTGAGGAAATCGTACCTCTGATTGAACGCATTATTGCGCTTTACAAATCGGAGGGACATCCGAATGAGCGCTTTCATAAATTTTTCAAACGAATGGGACAAATAGAGGGCTATCGTTATCAGGAGCTGCCTGTTTTTCATATCGAAGACGCACTGTGCGGAGACTAA
- a CDS encoding sirohydrochlorin chelatase, whose protein sequence is MDAVLFVGHGSRDERGNEEVREFVASVAPTLNADLVELCFLEFVTPTMKQGFDICVSKGATRIAVIPITLFSAGHAKLHMPAAIDEAKLRYPAINIIYGRPIGVHDQVLEILTSRLGEAVAAEESELADTAILIVGRGSSDADANSELFKIARLFWERLKVKWVETAFIGVTAPLMDEGVERCLKLGARKVIILPYFLFTGVLIKRMEAAMEQYTSAYPDTEFVLAEYFGFHPLLKEILKDRAAEALQDEVKMNCDMCQFRLQAMKDHDHHHHHDHDHDHHHHHDHDHEHEHHDHNHECHTHDHDHHHHEGHTHEHPHEHHDHDHDHDHKHLEIGELAADAKEAAPKNDTPSKATTLVGEG, encoded by the coding sequence ATGGATGCGGTTTTATTTGTAGGGCACGGAAGCCGGGATGAGAGAGGCAATGAAGAGGTGCGCGAGTTTGTGGCCTCTGTAGCGCCAACACTGAATGCGGATTTGGTAGAGCTTTGCTTTCTGGAATTTGTAACGCCGACGATGAAGCAGGGCTTCGATATTTGCGTATCAAAAGGGGCGACGCGGATCGCAGTTATTCCAATTACATTATTTTCGGCAGGGCATGCCAAGCTTCATATGCCTGCGGCGATTGATGAGGCCAAGCTTCGTTACCCAGCTATAAATATTATTTATGGGCGGCCGATTGGCGTTCATGATCAAGTGCTGGAAATTTTGACCTCTCGCCTTGGAGAAGCTGTTGCAGCAGAGGAAAGCGAGCTCGCAGATACGGCTATTTTGATCGTCGGTCGGGGCAGCAGCGATGCCGATGCGAACAGCGAGCTGTTCAAGATTGCTCGCTTATTCTGGGAACGCCTTAAAGTGAAATGGGTGGAAACAGCCTTTATTGGCGTAACAGCTCCTTTGATGGATGAAGGTGTAGAGCGTTGCCTCAAGCTGGGCGCGCGCAAAGTAATTATCCTGCCTTATTTCCTATTTACCGGCGTTCTCATTAAAAGGATGGAAGCAGCGATGGAGCAATATACGTCTGCTTATCCGGATACGGAATTTGTGCTTGCTGAATATTTTGGCTTCCATCCGCTGCTTAAAGAAATTTTGAAGGATCGCGCCGCAGAAGCGCTTCAGGACGAAGTGAAGATGAACTGCGATATGTGCCAGTTCCGCCTGCAGGCGATGAAGGATCATGATCATCACCACCACCATGACCATGATCACGACCACCATCATCATCACGATCATGATCACGAACATGAGCATCATGACCACAATCATGAGTGCCACACGCATGATCATGACCATCATCATCATGAAGGTCACACGCATGAGCATCCTCATGAGCACCATGACCATGACCATGATCACGACCACAAGCATCTTGAAATTGGCGAGCTTGCAGCTGATGCCAAGGAAGCTGCTCCGAAAAATGATACTCCATCCAAGGCGACAACGCTTGTTGGGGAGGGTTAA
- the cobK gene encoding precorrin-6A reductase, producing MIFMLCGTSDARELAVQIKAHGYNVLTSVVTDSAAGSLKEAGLDVRVGRLTEGEMAAYLKENQVQAVVDASHPFAEEAHRNAMAAAEQASVPYIRYERESLTFDGQPLIQYADDYAEAAELAAAKGGVVMLTTGSKTLQVFTERLLGLPNVTLIARMLPRLDNMEKCEALGLPQKHIVAMQGPFSKALNRALYEQFGVTLMITKESGKVGSVDEKLEAALEMGIETIIIGRPKLAYGHVFSRFDEISDTLKEMLK from the coding sequence ATGATTTTTATGCTATGTGGAACGAGCGATGCGAGGGAACTCGCCGTGCAAATAAAAGCCCATGGCTATAACGTGCTGACCTCTGTCGTGACCGACAGTGCTGCAGGCAGCTTGAAGGAAGCTGGACTTGACGTGCGAGTGGGACGGCTTACCGAGGGTGAGATGGCCGCTTACCTGAAGGAAAATCAGGTACAGGCTGTCGTAGATGCCAGCCATCCCTTTGCGGAAGAAGCGCATCGCAATGCGATGGCGGCGGCTGAGCAAGCATCGGTGCCGTATATTCGATACGAGCGCGAGAGCTTGACCTTTGACGGACAGCCGCTAATCCAGTATGCGGATGATTATGCCGAAGCAGCCGAGCTAGCGGCTGCCAAAGGCGGCGTCGTGATGCTGACAACCGGCAGCAAAACGCTCCAGGTGTTTACCGAGCGTCTGTTAGGCCTGCCTAACGTTACGCTCATCGCCCGCATGCTGCCGCGCCTCGACAATATGGAGAAATGCGAGGCGCTTGGTCTGCCGCAAAAGCACATCGTTGCGATGCAAGGGCCATTTTCCAAAGCGCTCAACCGCGCTCTTTACGAGCAATTCGGCGTGACGCTGATGATTACGAAGGAGAGCGGCAAGGTCGGCTCTGTGGATGAGAAGCTGGAAGCCGCCCTTGAAATGGGAATTGAGACGATTATTATTGGGCGCCCTAAGCTTGCCTATGGGCATGTTTTTTCGCGCTTTGACGAAATTAGTGATACATTAAAGGAAATGTTGAAATAA
- a CDS encoding precorrin-8X methylmutase: protein MDFLTDFKPLTVQPQEIESRSFEMITEELGEHPFTEEQYAVVQRVIHASADFELGRSMMFHKDAVQAGIKAIRAGKPVVADVQMVQVGISKPRIEKFGGDVRVYISDADVMEEAKRLNTTRAIISIRKAIREADGGIFAIGNAPTALLELIRLVKNGEAKPGLIVGVPVGFVSAAESKEELAKLDIPFITNLGRKGGSPVAVAAVNAISLLAERQV from the coding sequence ATGGATTTTTTGACTGATTTTAAACCGCTTACTGTACAGCCGCAGGAAATTGAAAGCCGCAGCTTTGAAATGATTACCGAGGAGCTGGGGGAGCACCCCTTCACCGAGGAGCAATATGCTGTCGTTCAGCGCGTCATTCACGCCTCCGCCGATTTTGAGCTGGGACGCAGCATGATGTTCCATAAGGATGCAGTTCAGGCAGGCATTAAGGCAATTCGCGCTGGCAAGCCTGTCGTAGCAGACGTGCAGATGGTTCAAGTCGGAATAAGCAAGCCGCGCATTGAGAAGTTTGGCGGCGACGTGCGCGTATACATATCGGATGCAGATGTAATGGAGGAGGCGAAGCGGCTCAATACGACGCGCGCGATTATTTCCATTCGCAAGGCGATTCGCGAAGCGGACGGCGGTATTTTTGCAATCGGGAACGCACCTACAGCGCTGCTTGAGCTAATTAGATTGGTGAAAAATGGCGAAGCCAAACCCGGCCTTATCGTTGGCGTGCCTGTCGGCTTCGTATCGGCAGCAGAATCGAAGGAGGAGCTTGCGAAGCTGGACATTCCGTTCATTACGAATCTCGGACGAAAGGGCGGGAGCCCGGTTGCCGTAGCTGCGGTTAACGCGATTTCCCTGCTGGCAGAGCGCCAAGTGTAA